In Ascaphus truei isolate aAscTru1 chromosome 7, aAscTru1.hap1, whole genome shotgun sequence, one genomic interval encodes:
- the ZFP36 gene encoding mRNA decay activator protein ZFP36 yields MISRAEAERSSESRQLLGEKTELAFWIIMSSILDIHTLYQNLRNLSLSEDCESTRERSFLSPQRRHSCAPDPHDELRWAPRSPWTPEPNRVPFRADRSISLTEGARLPPPPPPGFPPLKAALPVLSPRYKTELCRTFSETGICKYGAKCQFAHGQSELREPNRHPKYKTELCHKFYLCGECPYGSRCNFIHHPIEQGTSQHILRQSLSYSGMPTWRGSPPPPGIPDPANFSRAPSVSPPPSSDLLFSPAPSETRSHVSSLRASDSFSRCCSCRCARAGTLTQDPFSSSHLLLRSPSSSSLPETECYSSGSESPVFEMSCQAAPPSSKRLPIFNRLSVSD; encoded by the exons ATGATAAGCAGAGCAGAAGCTGAGCGCAGCTCTGAATCTAGGCAATTATTGGGCGAGAAGACTGAGCTAGCTTTCTGGATCATTATGTCCTCCATACTGGATATACACACTCTGTACCAG AACCTGCGCAACTTGAGCCTTTCTGAAGACTGTGAGTCTACCAGAGAACGGAGCTTCCTGAGCCCCCAGCGGCGACATTCTTGCGCCCCGGACCCTCACGATGAACTTCGATGGGCCCCCCGCAGCCCTTGGACACCCGAACCCAACCGGGTCCCCTTCAGAGCCGACCGTTCTATCAGCCTGACTGAGGGGGCTcggcttcctcctcctcccccaccggGCTTCCCCCCACTGAAGGCTGCCCTGCCCGTCCTCTCCCCCCGCTACAAGACGGAGCTGTGCCGCACATTCTCAGAGACAGGAATATGCAAGTACGGGGCAAAGTGCCAGTTTGCCCATGGGCAGTCAGAGCTGCGAGAGCCAAACCGCCACCCCAAGTACAAGACAGAGCTGTGCCACAAGTTCTACCTGTGTGGGGAGTGCCCGTACGGGTCGCGCTGTAACTTCATCCACCACCCCATCGAGCAGGGAACATCCCAGCATATCCTGCGCCAGAGCCTGAGTTACTCCGGCATGCCGACCTGGAGgggctcccctcccccacctggcaTCCCTGACCCTGCCAACTTCTCCCGAGCCCCCTCCGTGTCCCCGCCGCCCTCATCAGACCTGCTCTTCTCCCCTGCTCCCTCGGAGACGAGAAGCCATGTGTCATCTCTGAGAGCATCTGATTCATTCTCCCGCTGCTGCTCGTGTCGCTGCGCTAGGGCTGGGACCCTAACCCAAgaccccttctcctcctcccacctGCTTTTGCGCTCACCCTCGTCCAGCTCGCTTCCTGAGACGGAATGTTACAGCAGTGGGTCAGAATCTCCTGTCTTTGAGATGTCCTGCCAGGCGGCTCCCCCCTCCAGCAAGAGATTGCCCATCTTTAACAGACTCTCAGTGTCCGActga